The Planctomycetota bacterium genome includes a region encoding these proteins:
- a CDS encoding ferritin-like domain-containing protein, which produces IGTLAEFQKRARLKEKPGDLPDARGMIAQLLADHEAIVRTLREDLQTALEKHGDAGTSDFLTGLMERHEKMAWMLRAFLEGR; this is translated from the coding sequence CGATCGGCACGCTCGCGGAATTCCAGAAGCGCGCCCGCCTCAAGGAGAAGCCGGGCGACCTTCCCGACGCGCGGGGAATGATCGCGCAGCTCCTGGCGGACCACGAGGCGATCGTGCGGACCCTCCGGGAGGACCTCCAGACCGCGCTCGAGAAGCACGGCGACGCGGGAACGAGCGACTTCCTCACGGGCCTGATGGAACGCCACGAGAAAATGGCGTGGATGCTCCGCGCCTTCCTGGAAGGCCGTTAG